A region of the Panulirus ornatus isolate Po-2019 chromosome 65, ASM3632096v1, whole genome shotgun sequence genome:
cactccatccttccacctccaattcggtctcccattcttgttccctccacctctgacacatatatcctctttgtcaatctttcctctctcattctctccatgtgaccaaaccatttcaatacatcctcttctgctctctcaacaacactcttttaatacctcacatctctcttaccctttcattacttactcgatccaaccacctcacaccacatattgtcctcaaacatcttatttccaacacatccacccttctatgaacaaccctatctatagcccaagcctcgcaactatataactctgttggaaccactattccttcaaacatacccatttttgctttctgagataatgttctggccttccacacactcttcaacattcccaacacttttgccccctcccccaccctgtgacttacttctgcttccatggttccatccgttgccaaatccactcccagatatctaaaacacttcacttcctccattttttctccattcaaacttacctcccaattgacttgtccttcaaccctactgtacctaataaccttgctcttattcacatttactctcagctttcttctttcacacactttaccaaactcagtcacccacagatgcacatatatatacatatacataacatatacatacatacacatacgtagacattacatacatacccgtgtacatatacatacttgcttgccttcatccattcctgtcgctacaccGTGccataggaaaacagcatcactatcctctgcttcaatgaggtagtgccatgaaaacagacaaagaaggccacattctttcacacttagtctctagctgtcatgtgtaaagcaccgaaactacagctccctacccacatccaggccctacagacctttccatggtttacgcccagatgcttcacatttttGGCATTATCAAGGAAAAGCCAAGAACAgccaaagaatggcctcatttactcacatccactctccagctgtcctgTGCAATGCAAAAAACAAAAGTCACTGTCTACAACTAGTTCCCATGGTTTCCTTTACTACTTCCTTAGCTGTGGTTCAGCTCACGACAGCATGTTGTCCCCTATATACTACATTTCTCCCATTAACTCTTGGATGCCTcacaccttcctacatgttcaggcccatcactaaaagtatctttcactctatctttccaacctgtcttgtctctccctccttcttatcccctccacttctgacatgtgtatcctcttagtcagtcttttctcgctcatatgcccaaaccagttcagcactacctcttcagctctcttaaccattcTTTTCTACCTTTTACatctcatttcttacttgatcatccTTCTTCACACCAactattgtcctcaatcatttcatttttaacacatccaccctttcccATACTTGTATATTCTTAACCCACTCCCTGAATCCATATAACACCACAGGCAGCACTATAACACCCATGGTgtactttctttccacacactgtAATGCACCAACTTCCATCTGCTGTCATGTCCAtgcccaggtatctaaaacacccaacTTCCTCCATTTAAACTAAACCATTTCCCTCCCCTGCTAAACTTCATTAACATACTTTTATTTTCAACATACACTCTCAAAAATTCAAATACCAGCCTCTGTAATTTCTCACCTGAGTCTGCCAACGGTGTAATTTCATCTGCTAACAACTAACTCATCTCTTGATAAAATCTCATCACCGTTTCTAGTATCTTTCCTTCTAAACCATATATTTGTcgcaccttccacaaagaatttcCATCAATGGACTCTGCCCGCAAGTAGTGTTATGTTTGATAATGCTGTATCATTTTCAAAGAATGGAAAAATAGTACAGCATTATTCTGAGGAAAACACCTggtcacacatcctctatctctCCAGAAGCTATGTTGTCTCTCCCCAGTCAGGTGTTTTGTGCATGCCACTACTTGATTACCATTCTCCCATGCACCTTACCAGATGGACTTAGTAGCTTTAATCCTCTGTAGCTTGAATAATAATTTTTCACCCTTGGCCATATACAAGGGAACAATATATATCATTCTGCcggtcttcaggcacctcaccttgggccaTACAACCATTGAACCTGACTAGACAGTCAACAATAATGGAAGAGTTAAAACACTTTGTTATGGATGGGCTATATCAAGGCATGCCTCCGAGGAGGTAGAGTTTGGGTTTTCTGACACAAGCAGAACAGGCAAGAAAGGATCAGAACTAGTTCAGAAATACACTGCCATATTACTTGATGTATGCCATctgatttttcatacatatttgccatttcctgcattagtgagatagcattaagaacaaaggacagagccttagaggaaaatcctcattgggcccccttctccattccctcttttgaaaaattaatatatataatcaaggtaTGCTATTAACTATGCTTTATATAActgatgtttttcttttccttatgttagctgagacagatAACataactgaagccctaatcaaggccatcttcttAACACTATACAAGCATGTATCATGCCCGCCAAAGTCAGCGCTAGCAGACCTGTGGCGATTTTACTAACACAAATCACTTAAAAACCCACCTTTATAAAATAGTGTTGGTGTCTGATAGTGAAGTTGGTGCCCTCTAGCGAAAACTGGCAACTCTTCATGCACAGGCATACCACACGAACCTGCTTCAGTAGCAGTTTAGTATTAGCAGGGGGTGGGAATGCCTTGTGCTCCCCAATTATgtccttattttttttcaatctttttgtACTTCTCCCACCTACTACAGCTGGAAATATTCACCTTACAAGTGACAAAATAGTTTCTGTAGTTGCACTTCACAAGAGAAACAAGGCAAACATGGAAATTTCCAATATTACTTGTGCAAGCATGAGATCAATACAACAATGGGTGATAAAAATTTAATGATGGTGGCAATGCCACACCAATCTATGTGAAAAGCTGTGGAAAGGTCAGTAAAACCTCTCCATGTACTCTGAATGTTCTTAAACTTCAAATGGATGTAGATGCTCAGTTGagcataatagaaaaaaagagaaaaccctAGACTGCTTGGTGGTGTGACAGTAAGGACAATGCATTACCACTTACATGAAGTACAGACTGTTCAAAACCCTCATACTCTGTAGACAACAGAAGAAAAGAATTGATTTTTACAAAATATATGTAGTGTGGGATGAAGCTAGGTTCAGAAGTGTCTCATAAAGTAACGAGTCCACCTCTTCTGTAACAGGTGGCTGTAACGGACATGTGTAAAGTCACCCAAGGTGTGATCCATTTGACTCCAAGTGCATTGCAAGCACTGTAAATTCACCGTTTCATTTATGATTCAGTTCTTGGTCACTTCAAGGAGTGTATAAAGAGGGAAAGGAAACCAATACAGTAGTAGTTGGTGGCGAATACACAGTTTTCATGGTTTTATATCAGTTTCCTCATGCCTACTACATTGGCAGGCACTGTATATTTCCCTAGCCTGAGCTtaatacccattttatcaaccaaccccttggGTTTGATAAACagttgagttgactgtggactgacagcaacaaccaggatttgaaccaatgcactcaaccctgggcagcctgtgaattTGCCACAGTCAGGAATGCTGAACACTACACTACGGAGGTCCTTGGCTGATACAAATGATATGCCCTATATTATTGTTGTTTATGATTGGCACTACAGTTATGTTGTATAGACTTGGTATGTGTGATTCACATATGGACTATTTATCATATGCTAAGTATGTATGATCAACACTAATGCTTATGTATGCTTTACATGTTCACTGTGTGCAACTGACATGCATGACTGATGCTAGTATAATGCTTCACACATTCATTATACTATATATGATCAACAAAAGCCTTATACTGTACTCTTAATACATTTGACCAATACTGTTTGTGTAACAAATTTGATATGTATGACTGGTACAATGTGCTTAACCTACATGACACATAGAATCTGCACTGTACCCCTTTGTATGTACACCACTTTTAAGCTCTATATCTTTGGTATATATGACTGATCACCTACATAGCCATTAAATGTGATGAGCATACTATATTTCTCACTTCAAAACctaaccttggaagagagaagattaaatTAGGGTATGCCACGTTAAAAGTTTGTAAATGCAATACTTCAAAATATAATTAGATTTAGAACCTTGGTTATTCTTATCAATATGTAACTTAAGTTATTCTGAATCAATTCAACATGACCTTTATGAAGGTCCGCAACATGTGAGTTTAAGAATATCCATTCAAGTCTGTCAAATGAAATAAAGAATTCAAAATCTTATAATCACCTAACATTCATTTCCTAATAAACAGCAACTCTTCAGTCATTTGCATCCTAACAATTCATACTAAACTCTAAATCATGTATTTCTTTTATAATTCTAATAATCAATGTATCAGGAGTATTCAATGATTAAAAAATGATAACAGAATTGCAAGTCCGCACATTCTTAATTCAAATTGCAGTAATGACGCCAGATCAAAAAATGAAGACATACCGGTTCCTCTATTCTACAAGCCATATTCAGTGTTTAACTTACTTATAACTGTGATATACATAACTATTATGTCATATTCTTAAACAAttcagaatgattttttttcatacttgcttgtatTTCCAGTGTCAGTGAGGCAGCAAGAATGAAATGTACTGTTTCACTTCATTTTAATGGTAGCTTAGCCGGTATGGGCAATTGCAAGCTCAAATCTTGGCCATCTCAGATTCCTGtctcatatgaaagaaaaaattctttcaaCAGAGCTAAGTACAATATGGTTTGTTTGTCAGTCAGTAGCAGGCAGGTACCTTATCAGTTTAACACACTACCATGGCGAGCGTACAAATAAAAGGAGGGTTAATCTTCTAAGGAAACCTTATAATCCAACTAAAGAAAGCCTAGCAACAAAAGTAAAACAAACTATAAGATAAATTTCATAAATGCAAAATAATGTAGAGATGGAAGAaccaaaaaaaatatgcaaaaaatataataaaaatccaGAAAGTCCTCCACTTCTGTATCACTTTcctcaagaaggaacagagaaaggagctaagcaaggatttttccttctaaggctcagccatctgttctcaccACTTCATGCATGTGGGAAacggtgaatgtgttagaaaaaaagaaagcatttcatatatatatatatttttttttttttttatactttgtcgctgtctcccgcgtttgcgaggtagcgcaaggaaacagacgaaagaaatggcccaacccccccatacacatgtatatacatacgtccacacacacaaatatacatacctacacagctttccatggtttaccccagacgcttcacatgccctgattcaatccaccgacagcacgtcaaccccggtataccacatcgctccaactcactctattccttgccctcctttcaccctcctgcatgttcaggccccgatcacacaaaatctttttcactccatctttccacctccaatttggtctccctcttctccttgctccctccaccgacacatatatcctcttggtcaatctttcctcactcatcctctccatgtgcccaaaccacttcaaaacaccctcttctgctctctcaaccacgctctttttatttccacacatctctcttacccttacgttactcactcgatcaaaccacctcacaccacacattgtcctcaaacatctcatttccagcacatccatcctcctgcgcacaactctatccatagtccacgcctcgcaaccatacaacattgttggaaccactattccttcaaacatacccatttttgctttccgagataatgttctcgacttccacacattcttcaaggcccccagaattttcgccccctcccccaccctatgatccacttccgcttccatggttccatccgctgccagatccactcccagatatctaaaacacttcacttcctccagcctttctccattcaaactctttttctttctttttcttttagactttgtcgctgtctcccgcgtttgcgaggtagcgcaaggaaacaatatatatatatatatatatatatatgatgtagggAATGAATGCCAAAAAGAATGCAAACAAGAATAAGAATAAACTTTTCATGTAGAGATAATGTAGAGATGGAAGTGCCAAAAAGTTTGCAACAACAATGGGGTTGATACAGCTCAAAAATCATCTCCAAATGACTTTGGTAGTAAAAAATAATTTCTGGCTGCACGCAAGTTTTGGACTTGTATTTTGACACACAGCCAGACATTATTCTTGTCTATTAGTTTCCAAATTACTACTCACAAAGATGTCTACATCAGTGACTCTACCATCAAACGGTGCTGTCACTTGGGATGGGATGTTCAGTTAATAAAACATGACATGCAACCAATTATATCTGTCAATCAAAAACCATGTAGGGATGAGTTCTCTATAGCTGTATCATCCCTATCCTTGTTTATACACTTTTAGGCAATTACATACCTTCATcaaaaatttatgaaatatttcttaTCAATCTTTTGCATACATTTTGGCACTTCCATCCCTACATCATCTTAAGAGGTGGGGAAGGCTTTGGTGAGTTTGGAAAGAATGAAGATTGTATGGATATTCTTGAAGTCAGGAATAGGGAGTGTACCTCGAGTCTGTGGAAGACATGGAGACATTACTTGGAGAATCTAAAGATGGTACTGATGTATTCTCTCCAACTGTTTATCATCCTGAGTGATACCAAGATGTCTGATGGACTGAGCATCCTGGAGGAAGCTAGGGCAAAGTAAGACATTAAGGGGTAGAACTTGACTGGAGGTGAGATGGATATGCGTAACCATGGTCTTTGTTTGAATGGGACATTGTTGGCAGTGGTCCACCTCAGGGGGGGTTATGGGTCATCAACATCTTTCTATAGAGCTGGTGCATCCATTATAGCAAGCATTGTGTATGAGGATAAAAAACATAAGCATCCCATCATTGTGCCTTATGAGataccacaggtgagggactggatggAGATGGCCCCTCAGAAGCATATATTCACTATGAAAGCATAAATACCAGGTAATCAGACTTTTCTGCAACCTAATACTGATGGTTTTATCACTGGCTGTTATACAGACAACTGGGAAGAAAGCTTTGGTTAAGCTGATGAAGGTTGTGAAAGCCACACAGGTTCTGGGTCTCTATAGACTATGATAGGTAGAGTATAGAAGACTTACATTGCTGTGGGTGTGATAGATCTTCATAATAACAAATTACTGCAAGTCTATGGAACTtgcaatgtctgtgtatgtcccAGAATGCATATCTTTTGCAAAATAAACTAGAAATTGAGCTAATAATGATGGGTCATAACCAACTGAGACTGAAAATAAAGAATTCCAGGAGTTGAACTTGCTTGAAGGTATTGTAAAATGTCGAAAGGGATGCTTTACTCATGGACtcaatatatcatacaaacagGTAAATACCTATAAAGGGAATGAGTTGCCGACACTAGTAAAAGAATTTGAGTGTGTATgagaaaagataaatataaattCTTACTGATATATTGTGTTTGTAACAAGAAAGAGAAACTTAAAGCTCTAAATAATATAATCAGTAAACACACTTCATAACAAATAAGAAATGGAGAAGTCACAATTTTGAGAAATTTGTGTCAGCAAGTAATTTTTTCACACTTGTTTGCCACTTCCTGCAAAACAAGGTAgtaacaggagaaaaaaaatggcctgtcactcacatccactttctagctgtcacatataatgcacctaaaccacagatccctatccacaactaggatTAAAAGACCTCTCCTCAGtttccttcacatgccctgtcatgaataatgcacaaaaaccataGTCCCCCCTTCTACAGCCAAGTCCCATaagcctttctgtggtttcctctaaccgcttcatatgccatggttcagcccactgatggCATGCAcctactgtataccacatcactccaatttgctctatcccatgcacaccttacaCACTCCTAcaagttcaggcctcaatcactaaaagaactttcactccatccttcaacttcCTTCACTGTTCTCTTCACTTCCAGCATGTATACCCTCTCATTCagccattcctcactcatcctctctgtacGTACAATCCTTTTCTGTGCACCCTCTTCAGCGCTCTCATACACACTCTTCTCATACTCCCATGTACAGGATGAAATGTTCATTTCTAAGGTACTTAAAGAGATGAGGGCAGCAAAAAAAGATGGACTGATTACAGAGCTCACCCTTCTAATTTAGaagtgtaaataaaaaaaatacataattgtTCCTTTCTTTATCAAAATATTTTAGACTATCTTGCTACATATCTAAGTATATCAGAGATACATATTTCATGTTAAATATCAGAATTAATGATaatttaataataaaataaagttAGGTGCAATACAGATGTTACAGCCTTTTTTCAATTAGGCTGCTGAAATACATTAAAGTGACCATTACATGTATCAGCAACCACGTTTAAGAGTTCCATTCTTAATTACCCAATACATTAAGTATTCACTGCCATCTTACAAACTCCACTTCAATAATTAAACCAGCCTTCCCCCCTAATAACAAATCTGATgaatttctcttctttctcaacTGATATATATCAAACAACCCTCTGATTATAAACATAGCATTCTTGAGTGCCATGAATTTGAAATTTTCATTGTTCCTTCAATACTCTACTCTACAACTGAACTTATATTTCAACTGTCATTTTCTTGAATATTTGTTCTAATTTTCCCCTTAGGAATTTCTCCAGAACCCCTTCCTCATTTTCCTTTACTACTGCCACCAACGCCACTACTAAACTGCTTTTGGGAATATGCTGCTGTTCTGTGTCCTCCCCTACCCCTTGTCCTCTGTGCTAAGCTGAGTGCCTCTCCTACTAAATCTCCATTTTCTCCCCTAAATCCATTTGTATTTTGGTCTTTGTAGTATCTAGAGGTACCATCCTTGTCTTCATACCTGCCTCTGGGATCCTTGCGATGTCGCCGCTGTTGCGTTTGTTGCTTGCAAAAATCATCTCCCAGAGAACCAGGTGGCTGATAGCTGAAAAGCAATTTTTCTTCAAGTATCATAAAAAGACTTCGTATATAAGAAGAATAATACATTTACTACACATAATCACCAAAAACTGTCATGCAATGATTTTGGTTCTGTCACAAAAAATTATGATCATAAACTGTTAAGTCTGTCTTTTTCGCAAAGCATGAAAAGATACATGTACAAGGAATGTCTTTGCAGCTGAATGATATATTCAGTACTTCATCTCATAAAATCAATAATTTTCAATGATAAGGTCCATAAATAGAAGCAAAAAGTTCCTACACAAGGAATGACAAGTGCATTTTCTTATACTGTTCAAAGAGTTCAACAATATTCTTATTACAGGATCTTAGATGTCAGTGTATGGAGCAATATCACTTATAAGGCACCTGATGGCAAGCAGAAATTGGTTTTGCCTTAAACTTATTTTGAACCTTTACTGGACAAGTTAAGGGTATTTGTACCCTTGTCTAACTAAAAGCTTCATTTTGGGCTATATAGTACAGTATAAGGCAAGCCAACAGAAACAATGGTATACTATCCATAAAGCTAAAGAAAATTACAAGCTACCATTAATGAACAATGTACAGATAATGTAGTAAACCATTGGCTATAGACAACTACAAGTATGTTACATGTAACACTTGTGTCACTGCATTGCACCACAGTTATTGTGTAAATTAAGAATGGTTGGAAATATTGTTtgagaaatatcaaaaaaaatgTGGATTAAGTTCCTAAGCATAAGgtggaattttcttcaagttatgaaaCCACCTAGGTTAACTTTCAGCTTAAGCCTTTTTATAGACCCTTATTTGAGCAAAACCCAAACTAAATTCATGTCACTGACTTCTTTAAATGCTGAGAAAAAAGAGTGTAATTCATGAGTATCTGATTTAGTCTTCAAGTTTTGGTTAGGataaatttttatatttattttatcatactttgtcgctgtctcccacgtttgcgaggtagcgcaaggaaaaagacgaaagaataaaGTTTTACATTAAAGTGTGACTCCAAGTGATAGACAAACAGTTGAACTAAT
Encoded here:
- the Rpp25 gene encoding ribonuclease P protein subunit p25-like protein isoform X4; the protein is MRDIITVALDRLKTEEQLLWIGSGPAAVKAVSCVEVVKRRIKTLHQITQLAYKMVEEYWDPKQEGLDRLKVTREVPTVVILLSKQPLDPSVPGYQPPGSLGDDFCKQQTQQRRHRKDPRGRYEDKDGTSRYYKDQNTNGFRGENGDLVGEALSLAQRTRGRGGHRTAAYSQKQFSSGVGGSSKGK